A part of Variovorax sp. HW608 genomic DNA contains:
- a CDS encoding SDR family oxidoreductase: MDLGIAGKAALVCGASKGLGYGCAEALVREGVSVVIVARGAEALEAAAKSLQAVAAAHPAKPFVKHVAADITTTEGRAAAFALHKDFDIVVTNAGGPPPGDFRDWDREAWIKAVDANMLTPIELIKATVDGMAARGFGRIVNITSSAVKSPIDILGLSNGARSGLTGFVAGLSRSGIAAKGVTINNLLPGAFDTDRLRGTMQGAVKKTGQDIETIRAARQKTIPAGRFGTPAEFGAICAFLCSTHAGYMTGQNVLADGGAYPGTY; encoded by the coding sequence ATGGATTTGGGAATTGCAGGCAAGGCCGCCCTGGTGTGCGGCGCGAGCAAGGGACTGGGCTACGGCTGCGCCGAGGCGCTGGTGCGCGAGGGCGTCAGCGTGGTGATCGTCGCGCGCGGCGCCGAAGCGCTCGAAGCGGCGGCGAAATCGCTGCAGGCCGTTGCGGCCGCGCATCCGGCCAAGCCCTTCGTGAAGCACGTGGCGGCGGACATCACCACCACGGAGGGCCGCGCCGCGGCCTTTGCGCTCCACAAGGACTTCGACATCGTCGTCACCAATGCCGGGGGCCCGCCGCCCGGTGATTTCCGCGACTGGGACCGCGAGGCATGGATCAAGGCGGTCGACGCCAACATGCTGACGCCGATCGAGCTCATCAAGGCCACGGTGGACGGCATGGCGGCGCGCGGCTTCGGGCGCATCGTCAATATCACGTCAAGCGCGGTGAAGTCGCCGATCGACATCCTGGGCCTGAGCAACGGCGCACGCAGCGGGCTCACCGGATTCGTGGCCGGGCTCTCGCGCTCGGGCATCGCGGCCAAGGGCGTGACGATCAACAACCTGCTGCCCGGCGCCTTCGACACCGACCGTCTGCGCGGAACGATGCAGGGCGCGGTGAAGAAGACCGGCCAGGACATCGAGACGATCCGCGCCGCGCGGCAGAAGACCATCCCCGCCGGGCGCTTCGGCACGCCGGCCGAGTTCGGCGCGATCTGCGCCTTCCTCTGCAGCACGCATGCGGGCTACATGACCGGGCAGAACGTGCTGGCCGACGGCGGCGCCTACCCCGGAACCTACTGA